Proteins encoded together in one Buchnera aphidicola (Takecallis taiwana) window:
- a CDS encoding enoyl-ACP reductase FabI: MGFLKNKKFLITGLLNKFSIAYGIAKAMNQQRASLAFTCLNKKNKNKIQKIAESFNSNIVITCNFLNQYNIKKLFINLFKYWDHFDGFVHAIAYAPKKQFSNNYIHSINKKDFIKTNYMTSYSLVAMIQECHNRLNPSSAIVTLTYLGSTIAIPYYNVMGVAKASLESNVKYIANSVIKNKFRINAISAGPVQTISSYSIPNFKKILTNAKNFSPIKRLVTIDEIGNTAAFLCSNLSSGITGQVIYVDGGFSISTMNHLY, encoded by the coding sequence ATGGGATTTTTAAAAAATAAAAAATTTTTAATTACCGGTCTTTTAAATAAATTTTCTATTGCATATGGCATAGCTAAGGCAATGAATCAACAACGTGCATCTTTAGCATTCACTTGTTTAAATAAAAAGAATAAAAACAAAATTCAAAAAATTGCTGAAAGTTTTAATTCAAATATTGTTATAACGTGTAATTTTTTGAATCAATATAATATTAAAAAATTATTTATAAATTTATTTAAATATTGGGATCATTTTGATGGTTTTGTACATGCTATTGCATACGCTCCAAAAAAACAATTCTCAAATAATTATATACATTCAATTAATAAAAAAGATTTTATTAAAACAAACTATATGACTTCATATAGTTTAGTTGCTATGATACAAGAATGTCATAATAGATTAAACCCTAGCTCTGCAATTGTTACATTAACATATTTAGGATCAACAATAGCAATACCGTATTATAATGTTATGGGTGTTGCAAAAGCGTCTTTAGAATCTAATGTAAAATACATAGCAAATAGTGTTATTAAAAATAAATTTAGAATTAATGCAATTTCTGCTGGACCCGTACAAACAATTTCTTCTTATAGTATTCCAAATTTTAAAAAAATATTAACAAATGCAAAAAATTTTTCTCCTATTAAGAGATTAGTCACAATTGATGAAATTGGAAATACTGCTGCTTTTTTATGTTCTAATTTATCTAGCGGAATTACCGGTCAAGTAATTTATGTTGATGGAGGTTTTAGTATATCCACTATGAATCACTTATATTAA
- the lipA gene encoding lipoyl synthase: MAYNYEKQKYYNQEYILPKPKWIKIKLPKSFHDINRLKYIIRENNLNTVCEEACCPNITECFNNHTATFMILGNICTRKCPFCAVKKGRPNIIDFDEPKKISETVLKLGIKYIVLTSVNRDDLKDGGANHFLKCIQYLRNNNKIQIEILVPDFRQSLTQSIDIISNHPPDVFNHNLENVPRLYKIIRPGANYKKSLYLLNYFKKKNSTVPTKSGLMLGLGETEKEILQVLRDLRSNGVTMLTLGQYLQPSKQHLQVQRYIPPLEFQQYHNEALSMGFHKAFCGPLVRSSYHANLQIK, encoded by the coding sequence ATGGCTTACAATTACGAAAAACAAAAATATTATAATCAGGAATATATATTACCTAAACCAAAATGGATTAAAATTAAATTACCAAAATCATTTCATGATATTAATCGCTTAAAATATATTATTCGAGAAAATAATTTAAACACTGTTTGTGAAGAAGCCTGTTGCCCAAATATCACTGAGTGTTTTAATAATCATACTGCAACATTTATGATTTTAGGTAATATTTGTACTAGAAAATGTCCTTTTTGTGCTGTTAAAAAAGGTAGACCTAATATTATTGATTTTGATGAACCGAAAAAAATATCAGAAACAGTATTAAAATTAGGTATTAAATATATCGTACTGACTTCAGTTAATAGAGATGATTTAAAAGATGGTGGGGCAAATCATTTTTTAAAATGTATACAATATTTACGTAATAATAATAAAATTCAAATTGAAATTTTAGTTCCAGATTTTCGACAATCGTTAACACAATCTATTGATATTATATCTAATCATCCTCCTGATGTTTTTAATCATAATTTAGAGAACGTTCCTCGATTATATAAAATTATTAGACCTGGAGCAAATTATAAAAAATCATTATATTTATTAAATTATTTTAAAAAAAAAAATTCTACCGTCCCCACTAAATCTGGTTTAATGTTAGGATTAGGAGAAACAGAGAAAGAGATTTTACAAGTATTACGTGATTTACGATCAAATGGTGTGACTATGTTAACCTTAGGTCAATATTTACAACCTAGTAAGCAACATTTACAAGTACAACGATATATTCCGCCATTGGAATTTCAACAGTATCATAATGAAGCTTTATCAATGGGTTTTCATAAAGCTTTTTGCGGTCCTTTAGTACGATCTTCATATCATGCAAATTTACAAATAAAATAA
- a CDS encoding exoribonuclease II: protein MLKIKNTISTLTNKKNIHSTDIIGIVKKYNKKFGFLRAQNKGHYFIPEKYIHRVMHGDKILVRLVKKKDKYFAKPLGLIKAFLNIFIGNIKQIGLNFFIQPNYPFLNELIRCNFDSITLPNIKHGNWFFAKLLHHKLQSYQEFHAKLLTFIVSKDDKRLPWKVILSHYNIEYKLPKIPSYDTCFNNKIFRKDLTHLKFITIDDENTKDIDDALFLKKSNNQEIKMIIAIADPTAYISPGSTLDILASKRLFTNYLPGFNIPMLPKELSEDIFALHPNKKKPVLACKVSINKFGYINENIIFFLAWIRSHAKLNYNHVSNWIQGMVVRKPNTIDIANQLNLLHQLCLRRILWRKKYAVIFKDNPEYKFHFSNNQDIIKISIKYRNIAHKMIEEAMLIANISAAKFLSKNLGFGIYNIHSGFNVINSKHVALILKNHGINMHDKKITTLIGFCELHRILNTLPNCYIDNRIRRYQSLGTLSITPKPHFSLGLEEYLTWTSPIRKYSDMINHRLLKNVILGTPSIKPSQNTILNIVHCKRLHKVIKNNIENWLYIIFFQKNNHINQIFKAKIFDILPSGIKARILINGAKVFIPIMYISNIKKELICDQKNGILYLNNKEVYRVSNIITVIITELKIEERLIIAKPCV from the coding sequence ATGTTGAAAATAAAAAATACAATTAGTACATTAACAAACAAAAAAAACATACATTCAACAGATATTATTGGAATTGTAAAGAAATATAATAAAAAATTTGGTTTTTTACGAGCGCAGAATAAAGGGCATTATTTTATTCCTGAAAAATATATTCATCGTGTTATGCATGGAGACAAAATTTTAGTTAGACTTGTTAAAAAAAAGGATAAATATTTTGCTAAACCGTTAGGATTAATTAAAGCATTTTTAAACATTTTTATTGGAAATATCAAACAAATAGGATTAAATTTTTTTATTCAACCTAACTATCCTTTTTTAAATGAATTAATTCGATGTAATTTTGATAGTATTACATTACCAAATATTAAACATGGTAATTGGTTTTTTGCAAAATTATTACATCATAAATTACAATCTTATCAAGAATTTCATGCAAAATTACTGACATTTATTGTTTCGAAAGATGATAAACGTTTACCCTGGAAAGTAATTTTATCACATTATAATATAGAATATAAATTGCCTAAGATACCATCTTATGACACATGTTTTAATAATAAAATCTTTAGAAAGGATTTAACACATTTAAAATTTATTACTATTGATGATGAAAATACTAAAGATATAGATGATGCTTTATTTTTAAAAAAAAGTAATAATCAAGAAATTAAAATGATTATTGCAATTGCAGATCCTACTGCTTATATTAGTCCAGGTAGTACGTTAGATATTCTTGCTTCTAAACGGTTGTTTACAAATTATTTACCTGGTTTTAATATTCCTATGTTACCTAAAGAATTATCAGAAGATATATTTGCTTTACATCCAAATAAAAAAAAACCAGTTTTAGCCTGTAAAGTCAGTATTAATAAATTTGGATATATTAATGAGAATATTATTTTTTTTTTAGCTTGGATCCGTTCTCATGCAAAATTAAATTATAATCACGTATCAAATTGGATACAAGGTATGGTAGTTAGGAAACCCAATACAATAGATATTGCGAATCAATTAAATTTACTACATCAATTATGTTTAAGAAGAATATTATGGCGAAAAAAATATGCAGTAATATTTAAAGATAATCCGGAATACAAGTTTCATTTTTCAAATAATCAGGATATTATAAAAATTTCTATCAAATACAGAAATATTGCGCATAAAATGATTGAGGAAGCTATGCTTATTGCAAATATTAGCGCGGCTAAATTTTTGTCAAAAAATTTAGGGTTTGGTATTTATAATATTCATTCTGGTTTTAATGTTATTAATTCAAAGCATGTTGCGTTAATTTTGAAAAATCATGGCATTAATATGCATGATAAAAAAATTACTACACTAATAGGTTTCTGTGAATTACATCGTATATTAAATACTTTACCAAACTGTTATATTGATAACAGAATTCGAAGATACCAGTCTTTAGGAACTTTGAGTATAACACCAAAACCACATTTTTCTTTAGGATTAGAAGAATATTTAACATGGACATCTCCAATACGTAAATATAGTGATATGATTAATCATAGATTATTAAAAAATGTTATTTTAGGAACTCCTTCTATTAAACCGAGTCAAAATACTATATTAAATATAGTACATTGTAAGCGTTTACATAAAGTGATTAAAAATAATATCGAGAATTGGTTATACATAATTTTTTTTCAAAAAAATAATCATATAAATCAAATTTTTAAAGCAAAAATTTTTGATATTTTACCATCTGGTATAAAAGCTCGAATATTAATTAATGGTGCAAAAGTATTTATTCCAATAATGTATATTTCCAATATTAAAAAAGAATTAATTTGTGATCAAAAAAATGGAATCTTATATTTAAATAATAAAGAAGTATATCGTGTTTCGAATATTATTACAGTTATAATTACTGAGCTAAAGATTGAAGAACGTCTTATTATAGCAAAACCATGTGTTTAA
- the pyrF gene encoding orotidine-5'-phosphate decarboxylase: MSKINCNKKNPGIIIALDYDNKKSIFELIDKIDPNIFKLKIGHCMFVKFGIQLIKEIKKLHFDIFVDLKLYDIPNIVFKSLISIAELGVWMTSIHASGGSNMMEHARLALNNFVNPPLLIAITALTSFTNFNLSQIGISLSLSNYIVKLAELAQLHKLNGIVCPGYVSKKIKKILGNDFKIIVPGVRLIQNDKNDQNLITYIEEIKNYEIDYIVLGRAITNTPNPVQALHKILNYIHSQ; encoded by the coding sequence ATGTCAAAAATTAATTGCAATAAGAAAAATCCTGGCATTATTATAGCATTAGATTATGACAATAAAAAATCTATTTTTGAATTAATCGATAAAATTGACCCAAATATTTTTAAGTTAAAAATTGGACATTGTATGTTTGTTAAATTTGGGATACAGTTAATAAAAGAAATAAAAAAATTACATTTTGATATTTTTGTTGATTTAAAATTATATGATATTCCAAATATTGTTTTTAAATCCTTAATATCAATTGCAGAATTAGGGGTATGGATGACAAGCATTCATGCATCTGGAGGTAGTAATATGATGGAACATGCACGATTAGCATTAAATAATTTTGTTAATCCACCTTTGTTAATTGCGATTACTGCATTAACTAGTTTTACAAATTTTAATTTATCACAAATTGGTATATCGCTCTCTTTATCAAATTATATTGTAAAATTAGCAGAATTAGCTCAATTACATAAATTAAATGGAATTGTATGTCCTGGTTATGTATCAAAAAAAATAAAAAAAATTTTAGGTAATGATTTTAAAATTATTGTCCCTGGTGTAAGATTGATCCAGAATGATAAAAATGATCAGAATTTAATTACATATATTGAAGAAATTAAAAATTATGAAATTGATTATATTGTTTTAGGCCGAGCTATTACAAATACACCTAATCCTGTTCAGGCATTACATAAAATACTAAACTATATTCATTCTCAGTAA
- a CDS encoding YchE family NAAT transporter, translating to MESLHTNFSIYLHFFVGLFAIINPIGMIPIFIGMTGFYSNQERNKINTMANITAACILVISLSIGHIILNLFDISIESFRIAGGVLIISIAIDMINGTLINNLIKKKNKNKVLYNKENISIIPLAMPLIAGPGAISSTIIWSTHHSNWNNIIGCVVVIVLFAFLCWFLFKMAPYFIKVLGSTGINILTKIMGLLLMSLGIEFIIASMKIIFTKIL from the coding sequence TTGGAGAGTTTACATACAAATTTTTCAATTTATTTGCATTTTTTTGTAGGATTATTTGCTATAATTAATCCTATTGGTATGATTCCTATTTTTATAGGAATGACTGGTTTTTATTCAAATCAAGAAAGAAATAAAATAAATACCATGGCAAATATTACTGCTGCGTGTATTTTAGTGATTTCATTATCTATTGGTCATATTATTTTGAATCTTTTTGATATTTCTATAGAATCTTTTCGTATTGCTGGCGGGGTATTAATTATTAGTATTGCAATTGATATGATTAATGGAACGTTAATAAATAATTTAATAAAAAAAAAAAATAAAAATAAAGTTTTATATAATAAAGAAAATATTAGTATTATACCTTTAGCTATGCCATTAATTGCTGGTCCTGGAGCGATTAGTTCAACTATTATATGGAGTACTCATCACTCTAATTGGAATAATATTATTGGCTGTGTTGTAGTAATAGTATTATTTGCATTCTTATGTTGGTTCCTATTTAAAATGGCACCATACTTCATTAAAGTACTTGGATCTACCGGTATTAATATTTTAACAAAAATTATGGGTTTATTATTAATGTCACTTGGTATTGAATTTATTATTGCAAGCATGAAAATTATTTTTACTAAAATTTTATAA
- the ribA gene encoding GTP cyclohydrolase II, translated as MKIERIQDAILPTIWGEFKIIGFKEKINDKNHVVLTYGKIDNTKPVLVRIHSECLTGDALFSLRCDCGEQLKTSLMLIAKLGSGILIYHRQEGRNIGLLNKIKAYNLQDHGLDTVEANHKLGFSADERDFTICSDILKLMHIYQIHLLTNNPIKVKILNDSGINVVKRINLIVPHNPKNEKYLNTKINKMGHIMPKKNF; from the coding sequence ATGAAAATTGAACGTATACAAGATGCTATTTTACCCACTATATGGGGCGAATTTAAGATTATTGGTTTTAAAGAAAAAATTAATGATAAAAATCATGTGGTATTAACCTATGGTAAAATAGATAATACAAAACCAGTTTTAGTGAGAATTCATTCAGAATGTTTAACCGGGGATGCCTTATTTAGTTTAAGATGTGATTGTGGAGAACAATTGAAAACCTCATTAATGTTAATTGCTAAGCTAGGTAGTGGTATATTAATATATCATCGACAAGAAGGTAGGAATATAGGTTTATTAAATAAAATTAAAGCATATAATTTACAAGATCATGGACTAGATACAGTTGAAGCAAATCATAAATTGGGATTTTCAGCAGATGAACGAGATTTTACCATATGTTCAGATATATTAAAATTAATGCATATTTATCAAATACACTTATTAACAAATAATCCGATAAAAGTAAAAATTTTAAATGATTCTGGGATTAATGTTGTAAAACGAATTAATTTAATTGTACCGCATAATCCTAAAAATGAAAAATACTTAAATACTAAGATTAATAAAATGGGTCATATCATGCCAAAAAAAAATTTTTAA
- the lipB gene encoding lipoyl(octanoyl) transferase LipB: MNIFNSNFKKPYIIIKFLPKSSWQDVFHRMCEFTNLRTKNTIDEIWFVEHDPIYTQGLIRHNNIKCINNIPVVCTNRGGKITYHGPGQQIVYLLLNLKRLNMHIRKLLLLIEHVVLNTLYTLKIIGSSKKSGIFVEHKKICSIGLRIIKYYSLHGFALNVKMDLTPFQYIHPCGDSTIIMTQICQIKHNISMNEVKNILIKNFYSFFNIKLI, translated from the coding sequence ATGAATATTTTTAATAGTAATTTTAAAAAACCATATATTATTATCAAATTTTTACCTAAATCTTCATGGCAAGATGTTTTTCATCGTATGTGTGAGTTTACTAATTTACGTACAAAAAATACAATAGATGAAATTTGGTTTGTAGAACATGATCCAATTTATACACAAGGATTAATTCGTCATAATAATATAAAATGCATTAATAATATTCCAGTTGTATGTACTAATCGTGGTGGAAAAATTACATATCATGGTCCAGGACAACAAATTGTATATTTGTTATTAAATTTAAAAAGATTAAACATGCATATTAGAAAACTTCTATTATTAATTGAACACGTAGTCTTAAATACATTATATACTTTGAAAATTATTGGTAGTAGTAAAAAATCAGGGATTTTTGTAGAACATAAAAAAATTTGTTCGATTGGATTACGTATTATAAAATATTATTCTTTACATGGATTTGCTTTAAATGTTAAAATGGATTTAACACCATTTCAATATATTCATCCATGTGGTGATAGTACGATTATTATGACTCAAATATGTCAAATAAAACATAATATATCTATGAATGAAGTTAAAAATATTTTAATTAAAAATTTTTATTCATTCTTTAATATAAAATTGATTTAG